tacatttcaaattttcaacaaTCTTTATAAGAAgcacaaaaacaacaaaaaaatgcaGAAAACAATGAAAAAGAGACTAGCAAAATCTTTTTAGCAATTTTCTTGCATAGGAAAGCTAACTTCTTGCTTTTATAGGCGCCCACCATCTAATTGGCATTTCAAAGTCAAAGTTAAATTTTATAGGCGCCAACATTTTAATGGGCATTTCAAAGTCAAATTCAAATTTTATAGGCACCCACCTTCTAATGGGTATTTTAAAGTCAAAGTCAAATTTTACAGGCGCCAACCTTCTAATGGGCATTTCAAAGTCAAATTCAAATCTTAGAGGCTCCAAACTTCTAATACGCATTTTAAAGTCAAATTCAAAGTCAAATGCTCTTAGGAGTTTGTAATGGTACACAACCCATCTAACCTTCAAAGACAAGTGCTCCAACAACTTCGGAACAATATACAACCTATCTAACCTTCAAATACAAATGCTCCGACATCTTCGAAACAGTACACAACCCGTCTAACCTTGAAACACAAATGCTCGGACAACTTAGAAATGGTACACATCCCGTCTAACCTTCAAAGACAAGTGCTCAGACAGCTTCAAAATAGTACACAAACCATCTAACCTTCAAAGGCAAGTGCTCTTATAACTTCAGAACAGTACACAACCTGTCTAACCTTCAaagacaaatgccccaacaacttcaAATGGTACACAACCCGTCTAACCTTCAaagacaaatgccccaacaacttggGAACAGTGCATAGCCCGTCTGACCTTCAAAGAAAAATTCTCTGACAACTTTGGAACGGTACATAGCCCGTCTAACCTTCAAAAATAAATGCTCCGACAACTTCGAATGGTACACGACCCCTCTAACCTTCAAATCAAGTGCTCTGATCACTTCGAACAGGTACCTAGTCCGGATTTCTTTCAAACAAAAGGCTTCGATCAATTTCGGACCGGTACCCAACCTAGATTTCTTTCAAATTAGAGTTTCAACTTGTGACCCcattttattcaaaaagaaaaattacattaTCCTCACATCAAAACCACACACATCATTCGACCCATTACAATTCACCTTTCTCAGGCCAAGCAGAAGTATAGTCCACACCACGTGAACTCTATCAACAGAAAAGGATGCGACACAATGTGTAATTATCTTCTAGTATCAACTAGGGCTAATTTTTGGGACAAACGTCGAGCTCTTCAATATCAGTTAGTGGCATGCTCCTAAACATCATGTAGTTTATATATCATTTGTCATAGGGGTGTGTAGGTAGTCCGTATCCCGCAATTAAAATAAATCCCCTGTATTATGACAACTTTAAAATGGCACACAACCCGTCTAACCTTCAAAGACAAATACTCCGACAACTTCAAATGGTATGCATCCCCTCTAACCTTCGAATCAAATTCTTTGATCACCTCGGACCGGGTTCTCAGCCCGGAtctctttcaaaaaaatgctCTGATCACTTCGGACCGATACCCAACCTAGATTTGTTTCAAATCAGAGTTCCAACCTAGGACCCCATTTTattcaaaatgaaaaaattacAATATTCACATCAAAACCACACACATCATTCGATCCATTATAATTAATCGATAGTCCAAATGGAAGCATAGTCCACACCACGTCAACTCTATCAACAGAAAAGGACGCGACACAATGCgtaattatctttttttttgcCTAATggataatatataaataaaatcccaaaatgggtCCAATGCTTACAAGATGTCCAAACCAAAATACAAGTTGCATGAAGCTACTGGCTattaaaaaagatagaaaagctaaaatctaatGAACTAACTATTACAACATGATAAGTTGAATGCTTCCTTCTCCTATCAGTGTATGTGAATCCAATTGTCATTGGCAAATACCAAGCAGCACCTATCAATCTCTCACCAGGCGCCAGGGTATATTGTCCATAGGCTAAAATGAATTCTAAACATCTCCACCACAGAGTTGAAGTCCGCATCATCCTCCAAGTGTCGCTACTATATGATCTCCATATGCAGTGGAATGATATTGTTCAAGTATTAATCATGTGCTCACTCATCAAGATTAATGTGTAGAAGATGAGCCTGGCTTTAGGCAAGCTTTGCAAGAcaaaagccaggcttgagctggctttaggcaggctttacaaggcaaaggCCAGGCATGCGCTGGCTTTAGGAAGGCTTTGCAAGGAaaaagccaggcttgagctggctttaggcaggctttgcaggcCAAAGGCCAAgcgtgagctggctttaggcaggctttataaggcaaaagccaggcatgagctggctttagccaggctttacaaggcaaaagccaggcatgagctggctttaggctggctttacaaggcaaaagccaggaatGATATGGCTTTAAGCAGactttgcaaggcaaaggccagcCTTTGAGAATGTGCCTTTTTTTGATCTTGTAAGCTCAGAATCTTCCCTACTAGAACCTTTAATGTAGACATCATTCAAAACATTGCTAAACCATCCTCAGATTGATCTTGAaagcatgctaataccactgagaaatgattcaacaatctccaaaaataccatatgaTGGGTTCAGCATTTTCCTTAGCATTTGGACATATCAGTTTATGCAGAGTCCAATCTTGTGAAGCCATCAGTCTGGGGTTCTTCTCTTTGCTATCCTAATCCTAAGGTTAGGTGATTGAGATTTGTCTAGATTGATCAACCTCCTTCCTGCACTAGGCAGTTCAGAGAATGAATGAAACTTAGATGTACCTGCAAAAGAGAACAtaatgttagctataaaatccgccactgagttgccttctctgaacacatgttgaaagatcacattgaagttgtccttcatctctataattttcttcacatCCTATGCAATTACCCAAGGAGGATCCCATTCCCCTTCTATTTTCCCCTTCTAGACATCACCATTTGCCCTTGCCTCCTCCACATGTCATCGGTGGCTATTTTCTGCCTCCACAATCTCCAcaagaagaaggatatcttgaatGGCAAACCTTTAATCCACATTAACTTGAATTCCTGATTAGGATCTGCCCTATGCCTTAATATTTGCCAAGCACTGCTAACACTGAACTTGCCTGAAGGAGTTGGCATCCAATATGGCTTATCCCAATAACCCTCACTGCCTTCATAGTGCACATTTAGCCTTATATGTTCTGAAATTTCCTCATTAAAAGTTTGATCTAGCAGCTGATCATCCTATGTTTCCCCTTGCCGCAGTTCTGCCACCTCCTGAAGACCTTCATTGATTGGAAAGTCTTCaggtaatacatgataaagtgCACCGAATCCAGTCCAATTTTCATGCCAAATATTAGTTGTTCCACTCTTCAATTCCCATAcaatctcatgttctacttcttccCTAGCATTCAGCATTTGTCTCCAAACATGAGACCCTCCCCTAAAATGCACCACAGTTGGTGGCTCCTTCTTGCAATACTTATTCCACATGAAATTAGACCACAAagattttgtggtcctaaacctcCACCATCGTTTAGCAAAGAGTGCCCTTGAGACATCATTTAAGGACCTAAAACCTAGCCCTCTTCCTCTTTAGGAAGGCAAAGATTTTGCCATGAAGCCCAGTGTCTGCTTCTCCCTTCTTCCTTTGTGCTCCAAAAGAACCTAGCAAAAGTCTTATGTAGATGCCCCAGGATGCTGTTTGGGGAATTAAGGACTGATAACATGTAAACTGGCATACTTTGCAACACACTAGAGATGAGTGTTGCCTTTTCTCCAAATGACAGCAGTTTTCCTTTTCATGAATGCAATTtagccttcaccttcttgataagaTCCTCATAATAGTCCTTCCTCCTTCTAGTGTAAAAAATAGGACACCCTAGATATGTGAAGGGGAATTGACCTCTTGCAAATCCTGTAATAGCTCCAACTGCCTAAAATAATCCATTAGCAACCTTTGAATACATGtagtatgaactcttatctttgttGATCATCTGACCTGATATCTTCTCATAGTTCCCCAACACTGCCATAATCTTGCTCAGAGAGGGAGGATGAGCAGATGCAAAGATTATCGTATCATCAGCATACGCCAAGTGGTTTAAAGAATCAGACCACTTAGGCATTCCAAATCCCACGAATGACTTGTCTTCAAAAAGCTTATTCAAAGACTTAGAAAGTACCTCAGCTGACAGAATGAACAATGCTGGAGATAGGGGATCCCCTTGTTTCACACCCCTTGTCGACTTAAAGAACCCTAAGGACTGCCCATTCACCAATACTGAATACCAGTTATTTGACATCAAGTTCCACACCATATTGATGAAGTGTTCAGAAAATCCCATCTTCCTTAGAACATGCAATAAGTACTTCCATGAGACCTTATTATAGGCCTTAGCCATATCAAGCTTGATTACCACATTAGCTGGCTTTCCCCTTAACCTTATGTCAGTGATAATTTCTTGAGTTAATAAGATGTTCTTAAATATACTCCTACCCTTTACAAATGAATTGATTAGGAGCTATTAGAGATGGCAAAAAAAAAACTCCAATCTATCATGTAACACCCTAGACAAAACCTTGTTAATGAAGTTACTCAAACTAATAGGTCTTAAGTCAGAGAAGGTCTCAACTCTAGGTTTCTTGGGCAGCAACACTAGATTGGTATGAGTGATGGATTTAGGCAATGCAGCTCCTCCATAGAAGTGTCGCACCATATTGTGTATATCAGCACCAATAACATCCCAACTTGTTTGATAAAACAAGCCAGTGAATCTATCAGGGCCACTAGCACTCTCCCCACTAAGCTCAAAAACTGCTGCCCTTACTTCTTCAATTGTTGGCAATCTGCTAAGTTCCAAATTTTGATCCATAGAGACCATTGAAGGTACATTATTGAGCAAGGGAAATTCAGAAGCATCACCTTCATTTGTGAACTGTTTTTTATAGAAGTCAACTGCAGCTGTAGCCAATTGCTCCCGATCTTCAATCCATACCCCACTGCCACTTTTGATCCTCTTCAGTTGCAATTTCTTTCTTTTGCCATTGACATGGTTGTGAAAGAAACTTGTATTCCTATCTCCTTCAGCAAACCAAGTCATCCCAGCTTTTTGCTTCCAATACCGCTCCTCAATATTCAAGTATTTCTTCAATTCAGATTGAGCCTTTTGAAACACAATCCTATTCTAAGTTGTAGGCTCTTCTTCAAAAAACATCTCCTTCACCCTAACAATATCCTCCAAAATAGCCAATTGCTTGAAGATATCACCAAATGTTTCTCTATTCCATTTTGAGAGTGCTGCCTTCACCCTCTTGATATTCTGCTTGAACATCAAAAACTGATCCCCTATGAAATCAGCTTCCCAATTCTGCCTCACCACATCCATAAATGTAGCATGCTTTGTCCAAAAGTTCAAGAATCTGAAAGGCTTGACACAATTGGTTGTCTGCACCCTACATGTCATTAGCAATGGTGCATGATCTGATCCAGTTCTGATTAGATGCTCAACTTCAATAGTTGGCAACATGTTCTGAAAtggcaaattcacaaaaatcctaTCCAATCTCTTGAATATACACTCAGCATTGGATCTCCCATTCCATCATGTGAATGGACTTCCTTTGTACCCTTGCTCAAACAAACCACAAGAGTTTACACAAAATGCAAAATCCTCATATTCAGGAGGGTGTACTGGAAGTCCCCCTATTTTCTCATCTTCATGCAATAtcacattgaaatcccctcctaccaACCATGGTAATTCCATATCACTTGCTAAATAATACAAGTGATCCCACAAATTCAACCTCTCCATTGCtgaacattttgcataaacaaatgtcATCATCATGTGCTGCCCCAGGTCACGGTGAAACACTCTCACAGTCACCTGTTTCTCAGTATCCTCCACTAAT
The sequence above is drawn from the Nicotiana tabacum cultivar K326 chromosome 13, ASM71507v2, whole genome shotgun sequence genome and encodes:
- the LOC142168138 gene encoding uncharacterized protein LOC142168138 → MEDEGDDESTAENFKQVAMEGDLSPTTSAKGVMEWELVEDTEKQVTVRVFHRDLGQHMMMTFVYAKCSAMERLNLWDHLYYLASDMELPWLVGGDFNVILHEDEKIGGLPVHPPEYEDFAFCNMLPTIEVEHLIRTGSDHAPLLMTCRVQTTNCVKPFRFLNFWTKHATFMDVVRQNWEADFIGDQFLMFKQNIKRVKAALSKWNRETFGDIFKQLAILEDIVRVKEMFFEEEPTT
- the LOC142168137 gene encoding uncharacterized protein LOC142168137, with translation MWNKYCKKEPPTVVHFRGGSHVWRQMLNAREEVEHEIVWELKSGTTNIWHENWTGFGALYHVLPEDFPINEEHIRLNVHYEGSEGYWDKPYWMPTPSGKFSVSSAWQILRHRADPNQEFKLMWIKGTSKFHSFSELPSAGRRLINLDKSQSPNLRIRIAKRRTPD